Proteins encoded by one window of Arenicella chitinivorans:
- a CDS encoding DUF3080 family protein: MHRRIFPLLLLVLLGCDRPIGEDYVIRLERVLDRDAPRIENHTLSFPAPRQLLGPESDTVLSVREFLSLRGCRLHTALAHRNSQMGKLASQSQRLFNDLEILATGPECIAQLNNKTLASKLSQFITLKQAQLPHQLAHALLHQDENRAFWRAHHETDLRVYAPAQKSIAYLTQFSREVLTGRTHFSEPERNLIERHLGELRFGRGGDALIESDQIVHALTRADSLIALRLAQPLCFNTQATPSARRFQTVISKVFIQQVQPLSIQLQQLDQALLDDYNQFEDLLLPFAALPYQQWAQQRRRRMQQRQQAPAQHVARVQQLFLQCGLTVGGSKT; this comes from the coding sequence ATGCACAGGCGCATTTTTCCATTACTGCTACTGGTGTTGCTCGGCTGTGACCGACCTATCGGCGAAGACTATGTAATCCGTCTAGAACGAGTGCTGGATCGGGATGCTCCGCGTATCGAAAATCACACTTTGAGCTTCCCTGCACCACGCCAGCTGCTCGGACCAGAGAGCGACACCGTACTCAGTGTGCGCGAATTTTTAAGTCTACGTGGTTGTCGTTTACACACCGCGCTGGCTCATCGAAATAGCCAAATGGGTAAACTGGCCTCCCAATCTCAACGATTATTTAACGATTTGGAGATCCTGGCGACGGGCCCTGAGTGTATTGCACAACTTAATAATAAAACGCTGGCCAGCAAGCTGAGTCAATTCATCACCCTCAAACAGGCGCAGCTACCCCACCAACTAGCGCACGCATTACTGCATCAAGACGAGAATCGTGCCTTCTGGCGGGCTCACCACGAAACGGATTTACGGGTTTATGCACCAGCACAAAAAAGTATCGCGTACCTTACCCAGTTCAGCCGCGAAGTATTGACCGGCCGCACTCACTTCAGCGAGCCTGAGCGCAACCTAATCGAACGTCATCTCGGCGAATTGCGATTTGGTCGAGGCGGGGACGCCTTGATCGAATCGGACCAAATTGTGCACGCATTAACACGCGCTGATTCCCTCATTGCACTGCGTTTAGCGCAACCGCTGTGCTTCAATACACAAGCAACGCCATCGGCACGCCGCTTCCAGACTGTCATTAGCAAGGTGTTTATCCAACAAGTCCAGCCATTGAGCATCCAACTACAACAACTCGATCAAGCGCTGCTGGATGACTACAATCAGTTTGAAGACCTGTTGCTGCCCTTCGCGGCTTTGCCTTACCAACAATGGGCACAGCAACGTCGACGGCGGATGCAACAACGGCAACAGGCTCCGGCTCAACACGTGGCTCGCGTGCAGCAACTATTTTTGCAATGTGGGCTGACAGTTGGCGGATCAAAGACATAG
- a CDS encoding Rrf2 family transcriptional regulator, with protein MKLTTKGRYAVTAMMDLALHAKLDRVSLVDIAERQKISLAYLEQLFRSLRKAGLVLSVRGAKGGYMLARDAKEISLADILVAADENINLACGGGNTCNDAKPCLTHNLWTNLSREFFAFLHSKKLSDVVRTRHVQTLATQQDILQIGDIPIQFNR; from the coding sequence ATGAAACTGACCACCAAAGGACGCTATGCCGTCACTGCGATGATGGATTTGGCCCTGCACGCCAAACTCGATCGCGTTTCGTTGGTGGACATTGCTGAGCGCCAGAAAATTTCATTAGCCTATCTTGAGCAACTATTTCGCAGCCTGCGTAAGGCAGGACTCGTACTATCGGTGCGCGGCGCAAAAGGCGGTTATATGCTGGCTCGCGATGCCAAAGAAATTTCCCTTGCGGATATCTTAGTGGCCGCCGATGAGAACATTAATCTAGCTTGCGGCGGTGGAAATACTTGCAATGATGCCAAACCGTGCCTCACGCACAATTTGTGGACCAACCTGAGTCGCGAGTTTTTTGCATTTTTACATAGCAAGAAACTCAGTGACGTAGTTCGTACGCGCCATGTACAAACTCTGGCGACCCAACAGGATATCTTACAAATCGGTGATATCCCGATCCAATTTAATAGGTAG
- a CDS encoding VOC family protein, protein MPEKPIGQIMWRDLTVKDADQIKDFYSAVVGWKSQPVSMGDYDDFNMNLPESGETVAGVCHARGGNADLPAQWMMYVRVADAQTSVETVQKMGGAVLQGPRTMGEETYYVIRDPAGAVLTIFS, encoded by the coding sequence ATGCCAGAGAAACCAATAGGCCAAATAATGTGGCGCGATTTGACCGTAAAGGACGCTGATCAAATCAAGGACTTTTATTCTGCTGTCGTTGGCTGGAAATCGCAGCCAGTATCGATGGGCGACTACGATGATTTTAATATGAACCTGCCAGAATCAGGTGAAACCGTGGCCGGTGTTTGCCATGCGCGTGGCGGCAATGCGGACTTGCCAGCACAATGGATGATGTATGTACGCGTAGCAGACGCGCAAACCAGTGTTGAAACGGTGCAGAAAATGGGTGGTGCTGTGCTGCAAGGTCCGCGTACGATGGGTGAGGAAACGTATTACGTAATTCGTGATCCGGCAGGCGCTGTTTTGACGATATTTTCGTAG
- a CDS encoding rhomboid family intramembrane serine protease, translated as MPSISQILQSMTNRLVIITVLVYFVQTTVFAGRFTGGELFGWQSPNFELWQLLTHVFLHGSEMHLLFNMIALWSFGRVLERVWGNRRFLLFYLICGVGAAVISMLVNNLILNTQFTGHMVGASGAIYGILVAFALLFPNFKIMLIFLPVPIAAKYFVPVLLLIDLTAGFTGVSIFGQNIAHFAHVGGAIVGAVLVFLWSAQSTRK; from the coding sequence ATGCCCTCCATTTCACAGATCCTTCAAAGTATGACCAATCGACTGGTGATTATCACGGTGTTGGTGTATTTCGTTCAGACCACCGTCTTCGCAGGTCGCTTCACTGGTGGCGAGTTGTTCGGTTGGCAGTCGCCGAATTTTGAGCTATGGCAGTTGCTGACGCATGTGTTCTTGCATGGCAGTGAGATGCATTTGTTGTTTAACATGATTGCCTTATGGTCTTTCGGTCGAGTGCTTGAACGAGTCTGGGGCAATCGTCGCTTTTTATTGTTCTACCTGATCTGCGGAGTCGGCGCGGCGGTGATTTCGATGCTGGTCAATAATCTGATTTTGAACACCCAGTTCACCGGCCATATGGTCGGTGCGTCCGGTGCCATCTACGGCATTTTGGTAGCCTTTGCTTTGTTGTTTCCAAACTTCAAAATCATGCTGATCTTTTTACCGGTGCCAATTGCGGCCAAGTATTTTGTGCCGGTGTTATTGCTAATCGACCTGACGGCTGGATTTACGGGCGTGTCGATTTTCGGCCAAAATATCGCGCATTTTGCTCATGTCGGCGGGGCCATTGTGGGCGCTGTATTGGTCTTTTTGTGGTCGGCGCAGTCAACTCGGAAGTAA
- the lysM gene encoding peptidoglycan-binding protein LysM, translating into MGLFDFAANIGKKVFGIGDADAAEQIKANIEANNPGVSDLSVSLDDEICTLEGSCASVEAKEKTILMAGNMKGVGSVNGDGLSAPEPAPEEAQPEVEYYVIESGDTLWGIAAKFLGNGAKYPEIFEANKEVIEDPDKIFVGQKIRIPK; encoded by the coding sequence ATGGGATTATTTGATTTTGCGGCCAATATTGGCAAAAAAGTATTTGGCATCGGCGACGCAGATGCGGCTGAACAGATTAAGGCGAACATCGAAGCAAACAACCCTGGCGTAAGCGACTTGAGTGTTTCTCTGGACGATGAGATTTGTACCCTCGAGGGCAGCTGCGCATCTGTCGAGGCGAAAGAGAAAACTATTCTGATGGCAGGTAATATGAAAGGCGTTGGCTCCGTGAATGGCGACGGCCTGAGTGCACCCGAACCCGCTCCCGAAGAAGCGCAACCTGAAGTTGAGTACTATGTCATCGAAAGTGGTGACACGCTGTGGGGTATTGCCGCCAAGTTTCTTGGCAATGGCGCTAAGTATCCAGAAATTTTCGAAGCCAACAAAGAAGTTATCGAGGATCCAGACAAAATTTTCGTTGGACAAAAAATTCGCATTCCAAAATAG
- the sufD gene encoding Fe-S cluster assembly protein SufD codes for MIAADQTQSWIDGHSLLASAPAWLNKQRSDALTQFEALGLPGVRDEQWRYTNLRALKSNAYQPTERTSLDVELPASSSARLVIVDGYVDAQASNLDGVDFTYGSLADMLDNTDVQAAFGTTLPVKQHGFMALNTAYASDGYVLILPPKQVFKGHLEVVFVSQASDAVSHVRNVIIAGAHSQCTVIERHISAAGNPAQLSNVITEIVAADNAHVDHYKIQQLGDAAFHIGGVFVNHASNAHVKSHNIALGGRIVRNDVHSNLLGQGAHIEMNGLVVGSGTQHVDNHTQVNHLVPHCTSDEYYKTILDDQSRSVFRGRIVVAQDAQQTNADQQNNNLLLSAQAEADCKPQLEIYADDVKCSHGATVGQLDPKSVFYLKSRGINAEQANALLTFAFANEVIERVQVESIRTELTQLIAGELLSGLADLV; via the coding sequence ATGATTGCAGCAGACCAAACCCAAAGTTGGATCGATGGTCATAGTTTGTTGGCCAGCGCACCAGCGTGGCTAAACAAACAACGTTCCGATGCCCTGACACAGTTTGAAGCACTGGGCTTGCCTGGTGTGCGCGATGAACAATGGCGTTACACAAACTTACGTGCACTGAAAAGTAACGCCTACCAACCAACCGAACGCACGTCGTTAGACGTCGAGTTACCTGCTTCAAGCAGTGCTCGACTGGTTATCGTAGACGGGTATGTCGATGCTCAAGCATCCAACCTGGACGGCGTCGACTTCACCTACGGCAGTCTCGCCGACATGCTGGACAACACTGACGTACAAGCCGCATTCGGCACCACGCTGCCGGTCAAACAGCATGGCTTTATGGCACTCAATACAGCTTATGCGAGTGACGGCTACGTGCTGATTTTGCCGCCAAAGCAGGTGTTCAAAGGGCACTTGGAAGTGGTGTTTGTTAGCCAAGCCAGCGATGCCGTGAGTCATGTACGCAACGTGATTATTGCAGGTGCCCATAGCCAATGCACAGTGATCGAGCGGCATATTAGTGCTGCCGGCAACCCTGCGCAGTTGAGCAATGTCATTACCGAGATCGTCGCAGCCGACAATGCCCATGTAGATCATTATAAGATTCAGCAACTCGGGGATGCGGCCTTTCATATTGGCGGCGTGTTTGTCAATCACGCCAGCAATGCTCACGTCAAAAGCCACAATATTGCACTCGGCGGGCGCATCGTGCGCAATGATGTGCATAGCAACTTGTTAGGTCAGGGCGCGCATATCGAAATGAACGGCCTGGTGGTCGGGTCTGGCACACAGCACGTTGACAATCACACACAGGTTAACCATTTGGTGCCTCACTGTACCAGTGACGAGTACTACAAAACAATTTTGGATGACCAGTCGCGCAGTGTGTTCCGTGGTCGAATCGTGGTCGCTCAGGATGCACAGCAAACGAACGCAGATCAACAGAACAACAATTTGTTGTTGTCTGCGCAAGCTGAAGCCGATTGCAAACCTCAACTGGAGATTTACGCCGACGATGTAAAATGTTCGCACGGTGCTACCGTCGGCCAGTTAGACCCGAAGTCAGTATTTTATTTGAAGTCCCGTGGCATCAATGCGGAACAGGCTAATGCGCTACTGACCTTTGCCTTCGCCAATGAAGTGATTGAGCGTGTGCAAGTCGAGTCAATTCGTACCGAGTTAACACAGCTGATCGCTGGAGAATTACTCAGCGGGCTGGCCGATTTGGTGTAG
- the sufC gene encoding Fe-S cluster assembly ATPase SufC, with amino-acid sequence MLVIKNLHVSVFDTPILKGVDLEVNAGEVHAIMGPNGSGKSTLSNVIAGRDGYEVTEGSIEYMGSDVTELEADERACEGIFLAFQYPVEIPGVSNMAMLKAAINSKRKYHGEDEISAGDFLKLIREKADLVEMKQEFLKRSVNEGFSGGEKKRNEILQMAMLEPKLALLDETDSGLDIDALKVVSKGVNALRSPDRAMVLVTHYQRLLDYIVPDHVHVLANGRIVKSGDKSLALELEEKGYGWIDGLQKAG; translated from the coding sequence ATGTTAGTAATCAAAAATCTCCATGTATCCGTATTTGATACGCCAATTCTCAAAGGCGTAGACCTTGAAGTGAACGCTGGCGAAGTCCACGCCATCATGGGTCCGAACGGCTCCGGCAAGAGCACGTTGTCGAATGTGATTGCCGGGCGCGATGGTTATGAAGTAACCGAAGGCTCTATTGAATATATGGGCAGCGATGTAACCGAACTGGAAGCGGACGAACGTGCCTGTGAAGGTATCTTCCTGGCGTTTCAATATCCAGTCGAGATACCCGGCGTGAGCAATATGGCGATGCTGAAGGCGGCCATCAACTCCAAACGTAAATATCACGGCGAAGACGAAATCAGTGCAGGTGATTTTCTCAAGCTGATTCGTGAGAAAGCCGATCTGGTCGAAATGAAACAGGAGTTTCTCAAGCGTTCGGTTAACGAAGGCTTTTCAGGCGGTGAGAAAAAACGCAATGAAATTCTACAAATGGCAATGCTCGAACCCAAGCTTGCTTTACTTGACGAGACCGATTCCGGTTTGGACATCGACGCACTGAAAGTTGTGTCAAAAGGGGTAAATGCCCTGCGAAGTCCAGATCGTGCCATGGTGCTGGTTACCCACTACCAACGCTTACTCGATTACATCGTGCCAGATCACGTGCACGTGCTGGCAAATGGGCGCATCGTAAAGTCTGGCGACAAATCACTGGCATTAGAGCTGGAAGAAAAAGGCTACGGCTGGATCGACGGACTTCAAAAGGCGGGCTAG
- a CDS encoding DUF2244 domain-containing protein, translated as MVETHIVGKQIQLIMSPNRSMSWQTNKKILIAMFVVNMTIAACWAWMGAWMVLPFAGLEVMLVGIGMYYVSWKLSFKEILLIEEQSLILQKGVYFPKQEWHWQRDQTRLIRQESRYRLSAPTLKLQYLNQQEEIGQFLNRPEKKQVQRFIEQLGIPVIHQR; from the coding sequence ATGGTTGAAACACACATCGTAGGCAAACAAATTCAGCTTATCATGTCGCCGAATCGATCCATGAGCTGGCAAACAAATAAGAAAATACTAATCGCCATGTTTGTAGTTAATATGACGATTGCGGCATGCTGGGCGTGGATGGGCGCGTGGATGGTGTTACCGTTCGCGGGGTTGGAAGTGATGCTGGTCGGCATCGGTATGTATTATGTGTCCTGGAAACTCAGCTTCAAGGAAATTCTGCTGATTGAAGAGCAGTCATTAATTTTGCAAAAAGGCGTGTATTTTCCAAAGCAGGAATGGCACTGGCAGCGCGACCAGACACGCCTGATACGACAAGAAAGTCGATACCGTCTCAGTGCGCCAACATTGAAACTGCAATACCTGAACCAACAGGAAGAAATCGGGCAATTTTTAAACCGGCCGGAAAAAAAACAGGTGCAGCGTTTTATAGAACAACTGGGCATCCCAGTGATCCATCAAAGATAG
- a CDS encoding alpha/beta hydrolase has protein sequence MQTISEQLDGDYYYRSWPVHGNVKAVVVLVHGLGEHCQRYDALANYLGNQGYAVCGMDLPSHGNSSGTPGHINRFSQFSDAVLSLYARTRAIYPDLPVFLLGHSMGGLISANLLLDHQDKFRGALLSSAAIQSPQEPPAWQVSIIKAIAAILPKTPVLALDASGISRDPAVVEAYMCDPLVSKSKLSARFLLGLRQTMDRVLAEASQITLPILIMHGGADVMTAPEGSEKLFSCVASQDKQLKIYPGLYHEIFNEPEAESVYADVLAWLDAHTS, from the coding sequence ATGCAAACAATTAGCGAACAACTCGACGGCGACTACTACTACCGGAGTTGGCCTGTCCACGGCAATGTCAAAGCGGTTGTAGTGCTGGTGCATGGGCTAGGCGAGCATTGTCAGCGCTACGATGCGCTGGCCAATTATCTTGGCAATCAAGGTTACGCCGTGTGCGGTATGGATCTGCCCAGTCATGGAAACTCCAGCGGCACACCCGGCCATATAAATCGTTTCTCACAGTTCTCAGATGCGGTGCTGTCGTTGTACGCGCGCACGCGCGCAATCTATCCGGACCTTCCTGTCTTTTTACTCGGTCACAGTATGGGCGGGCTGATTTCCGCCAACCTGTTGCTGGATCACCAAGATAAGTTCCGCGGCGCGTTACTGTCAAGCGCCGCGATTCAAAGCCCGCAAGAACCACCCGCGTGGCAGGTGAGTATCATTAAGGCTATCGCCGCGATACTACCCAAGACACCCGTTCTTGCGTTGGATGCATCTGGCATCAGTCGTGATCCGGCGGTGGTTGAAGCTTATATGTGCGACCCCTTAGTGAGCAAATCCAAGCTTTCAGCGCGGTTCCTTCTAGGGTTACGTCAAACCATGGACCGCGTACTGGCTGAGGCCAGCCAAATCACACTGCCCATATTAATCATGCATGGTGGTGCAGATGTCATGACCGCGCCAGAAGGATCAGAGAAACTCTTCAGTTGTGTTGCGTCGCAAGACAAACAACTTAAAATCTATCCGGGGCTATATCACGAAATCTTCAACGAACCAGAGGCCGAGAGCGTCTATGCGGACGTACTTGCATGGTTGGACGCACATACTTCCTGA
- a CDS encoding cysteine desulfurase: MNNAIEPITKATMHSEFDVNRYRAEFPALHQEISGRPLVYLDNGASTQKPQAVIDAVESFYAHDYANVHRGIHTLSQRATDLFEAARETVRQFINAASLEEVIFTSGTTESINLVAHSFVRANLQPGDEVIVSMMEHHSNIVPWQLLEQQVGLKVRVIPINEHGELLFDEFLKLLSPKTKLLAITQLSNALGTITPLKAMIDAAHDVGAKVLVDGAQAIAHMEVDVQALDCDFYAFSGHKLFSPTGVGVLYGKRALLDAMPPYQGGGEMIKVVSFEGTEFNELPHKFEAGTPNIAGVIGLASGIDYVTQIGLGQIAAYEHALLEYATAKLSAIDGLRIIGTAKDKASILSFQIAGVHASDLGTLLDHQGVAIRVGHHCAMPVMAFFGVDATARASLAFYNTREDIDALVDAIQKAISMLT, encoded by the coding sequence ATGAACAACGCGATAGAGCCCATCACCAAGGCGACGATGCACAGCGAATTCGATGTCAATCGATATCGCGCTGAGTTCCCCGCTTTGCATCAAGAAATTTCCGGTCGTCCATTGGTGTATCTGGATAACGGCGCCTCGACCCAAAAACCACAAGCGGTTATTGACGCAGTCGAATCGTTCTACGCGCATGATTACGCCAACGTACATCGTGGTATTCACACCCTAAGCCAACGAGCCACCGACCTGTTCGAAGCCGCGCGCGAAACAGTGCGCCAGTTCATCAACGCCGCCTCACTTGAGGAAGTTATCTTCACCAGCGGTACCACCGAGTCGATCAACCTGGTAGCACACAGCTTCGTGCGCGCCAATCTGCAACCCGGTGATGAAGTGATCGTGTCAATGATGGAACATCACTCGAACATCGTGCCTTGGCAATTACTCGAACAGCAAGTCGGTTTAAAGGTTCGAGTAATCCCGATTAACGAACACGGCGAATTGCTGTTCGACGAGTTTTTAAAACTACTGAGTCCCAAAACCAAGTTGCTTGCCATCACGCAGCTTTCCAATGCCCTCGGCACCATTACGCCCTTAAAGGCAATGATCGACGCCGCACACGACGTTGGCGCGAAAGTGCTGGTCGATGGCGCACAGGCAATCGCCCATATGGAAGTCGATGTGCAGGCATTGGACTGTGATTTCTATGCGTTCTCCGGCCATAAACTGTTTTCGCCAACGGGCGTCGGCGTGTTGTATGGTAAACGTGCGCTGCTAGACGCGATGCCACCCTATCAAGGCGGTGGCGAAATGATCAAGGTGGTCAGTTTTGAAGGCACCGAGTTCAACGAGCTCCCGCATAAATTTGAAGCTGGCACACCCAACATCGCTGGCGTGATCGGACTGGCATCCGGCATCGATTACGTCACACAAATTGGCCTGGGTCAGATTGCCGCCTATGAACACGCACTGCTGGAATACGCTACCGCGAAACTGTCCGCGATCGACGGATTACGTATCATCGGTACTGCCAAAGACAAAGCCAGCATCCTGTCGTTTCAAATTGCTGGCGTACATGCCTCAGATCTGGGCACATTGCTGGATCATCAAGGCGTCGCCATCCGAGTTGGCCACCACTGCGCAATGCCCGTCATGGCGTTTTTTGGTGTAGACGCGACGGCACGTGCGTCACTGGCCTTTTACAATACGCGTGAAGACATTGACGCCTTGGTCGATGCCATCCAAAAAGCAATTTCTATGCTGACCTGA
- a CDS encoding SUF system Fe-S cluster assembly protein, whose translation MNETLTPYIKKPEGADDKPIESGARPRTPEELRPDIVDALRTVYDPEIPVNIYDLGLIYNFEIDEDYFVDVSMTLTAPGCPVAETFPGIVENAVKSVVGVSDARVELTFDPPWTMDNMSEEAKLELGMI comes from the coding sequence ATGAACGAAACGCTTACTCCGTACATCAAAAAACCCGAAGGCGCTGACGACAAACCGATTGAGAGCGGCGCTCGCCCACGCACACCCGAAGAATTGCGACCCGACATCGTCGACGCACTGCGCACGGTGTACGACCCGGAGATTCCAGTCAATATCTATGATCTCGGACTGATTTATAATTTCGAGATCGATGAAGACTATTTTGTCGATGTCAGTATGACACTCACGGCACCGGGCTGCCCGGTTGCCGAGACCTTCCCTGGTATCGTTGAAAACGCAGTGAAAAGTGTGGTCGGCGTATCTGACGCGCGCGTAGAACTGACCTTTGACCCACCATGGACGATGGACAACATGTCAGAAGAAGCCAAACTTGAATTAGGCATGATTTAA
- a CDS encoding HesA/MoeB/ThiF family protein, producing the protein MNARYQRYQRQITVEQIGLTGQQALANSRVLLVGLGGLGCVVASQLVGAGIGEVTLVEHDCVDISNLHRQHLYREQDAGKPKVEVAHLALQALNSDVHLTRHNTRIHPGNALELADGVDLIIDAADNFGTSYLLSDASTQLGIPLLSASVNKTFGYLGLFGAQWPSLRAVFPRIPTQQQGCNEVGVTGPSVGLLANLQAQEAIKLLTHQPTLGGRLLYLDCWQYDVSIVDVSAATEPTGPRIDLISQHQLQDSDYVIDVRSEEEVQAKPQPFVVHSQQPLASSQPLRLPADCHRVVLACQTGHRAIVAGQQLLNTPHADTDYPPLAALLPS; encoded by the coding sequence ATGAACGCACGCTACCAACGCTACCAACGACAAATTACGGTCGAGCAGATCGGTCTGACCGGACAACAGGCGCTGGCCAACAGTCGTGTACTGCTGGTTGGTCTTGGTGGACTCGGCTGTGTGGTCGCCAGTCAATTGGTTGGTGCCGGCATTGGTGAAGTCACCTTAGTGGAACACGACTGTGTCGATATTAGCAACCTGCATCGGCAACACCTGTATCGAGAACAGGATGCTGGTAAACCCAAAGTCGAGGTGGCGCACCTTGCGCTGCAGGCGTTGAATTCGGATGTCCACCTGACCCGTCACAACACGCGGATTCACCCTGGCAATGCCTTAGAACTGGCAGACGGTGTCGACTTGATCATCGACGCGGCCGACAATTTCGGCACTTCTTACCTGTTGTCCGACGCGAGTACACAGCTCGGGATCCCGCTGTTGAGCGCGTCGGTCAACAAAACCTTTGGCTACCTCGGACTATTCGGCGCACAATGGCCGAGTCTGCGCGCAGTCTTTCCGCGCATCCCGACGCAACAACAAGGATGCAATGAGGTCGGTGTGACGGGCCCGAGTGTCGGTCTACTGGCCAACTTGCAGGCGCAGGAAGCGATTAAACTGCTGACGCATCAACCCACACTTGGTGGCCGATTACTTTATCTTGACTGCTGGCAATATGACGTATCCATCGTCGATGTTAGCGCAGCCACGGAGCCGACAGGACCACGGATCGATTTGATCAGCCAACACCAACTCCAAGACTCCGACTACGTGATCGACGTGCGTTCAGAAGAGGAAGTACAGGCTAAACCACAACCATTTGTGGTGCACAGCCAGCAACCACTGGCCTCGTCACAGCCGCTGCGACTCCCTGCCGACTGTCATCGAGTGGTACTAGCCTGTCAGACCGGTCATCGCGCTATCGTTGCAGGACAGCAGTTACTCAATACCCCGCACGCTGATACCGACTATCCGCCCTTAGCCGCTTTACTTCCGAGTTGA
- the sufB gene encoding Fe-S cluster assembly protein SufB, with protein MSEALNEKNKDLKALVKREYKEGFITDIESDTFEPGLNEDVIRRISERKNEPEFMLEYRLKAFRRWQKMPEPNWAHIDYPKIDFQNIAYFSEPKKKPKLDSLDDVDPKLLETYEKLGIPLEEQKMLANVAVDAVFDSVSVRTTFRETLSKAGVIFMPISEALQEHPELVKQYLGTVVPPQDNYYAALNAAVFSDGSFVYIPKGVRCPMELSTYFRINEMNTGQFERTLIIADEGAYVSYLEGCTAPQRDENQLHAAVVELIAHKDAEIKYSTVQNWYPGDENGKGGIYNFVTKRGVCKGDRAKISWTQVETGSAITWKYPSVVLQGDHSVGEFYSVALTHNKQQADTGTKMIHMGKNTSSTIISKGISAGHGQNAYRGLVKVTKGADNARNFSQCDSLLLGDRCGAHTFPYMEVENPSANLEHEATTSKISEDQLFYLQQRGLDEEASVSMIVNGFCKEVFRELPMEFAVEAQKLLDVSLEGAVG; from the coding sequence ATGTCAGAAGCCTTGAACGAAAAGAATAAAGATCTCAAAGCGCTGGTTAAGCGCGAATACAAAGAGGGCTTTATTACGGACATCGAATCAGACACGTTTGAACCCGGGCTGAACGAAGACGTCATCCGTCGGATTTCAGAACGCAAGAACGAGCCTGAGTTTATGCTCGAATATCGCCTCAAGGCATTTCGTCGCTGGCAAAAAATGCCTGAACCTAATTGGGCGCATATTGATTACCCAAAGATCGATTTTCAGAACATCGCCTATTTTTCAGAGCCTAAAAAGAAGCCCAAACTGGACAGTTTAGACGATGTCGATCCGAAACTACTCGAGACGTATGAGAAGTTGGGGATCCCTTTGGAAGAGCAAAAAATGCTGGCCAATGTGGCCGTCGATGCGGTGTTTGACAGTGTGTCGGTGCGCACCACATTCCGTGAGACCCTTTCCAAAGCAGGCGTTATTTTTATGCCGATCTCGGAAGCCTTGCAGGAACACCCAGAGCTGGTTAAACAATACCTCGGCACCGTGGTACCGCCACAAGACAACTATTACGCCGCACTGAATGCGGCCGTTTTCTCTGACGGCTCCTTTGTGTACATACCCAAAGGCGTACGCTGCCCGATGGAGTTATCTACCTACTTCCGTATCAACGAAATGAACACCGGTCAGTTCGAGCGCACGCTGATCATCGCCGACGAAGGTGCCTATGTCAGTTATCTGGAAGGCTGCACCGCGCCGCAACGCGATGAAAACCAATTGCACGCAGCGGTGGTCGAACTGATTGCGCATAAAGACGCTGAAATCAAATACTCTACGGTCCAAAACTGGTACCCGGGTGATGAAAACGGCAAAGGTGGCATCTATAACTTCGTCACCAAACGCGGGGTCTGCAAAGGCGATCGCGCAAAAATTTCTTGGACGCAAGTGGAAACCGGGTCGGCGATTACTTGGAAATACCCCAGCGTGGTATTGCAAGGCGATCACTCGGTTGGCGAATTTTACTCCGTTGCTCTCACGCACAATAAACAACAAGCCGATACCGGCACCAAGATGATTCATATGGGCAAGAACACCTCCAGCACCATCATCTCCAAAGGTATTTCGGCCGGTCACGGGCAAAATGCTTATCGTGGCTTGGTGAAAGTCACCAAGGGTGCCGACAATGCGCGTAATTTTTCGCAATGCGACTCCCTGTTGTTGGGTGACCGCTGTGGAGCCCACACCTTCCCGTATATGGAGGTTGAGAATCCAAGCGCTAATTTGGAGCACGAAGCAACCACCTCGAAAATCTCTGAAGATCAGTTGTTTTACTTGCAACAACGTGGTCTTGATGAAGAAGCATCGGTCTCCATGATCGTGAATGGCTTCTGCAAAGAAGTATTCCGCGAGCTGCCGATGGAATTCGCGGTGGAAGCACAAAAATTGCTGGACGTCTCTCTGGAAGGCGCCGTCGGCTAA